The Novibacillus thermophilus genome segment TCAGACCAATTTCCGAATACGGCAAAAGGGGTTATTTTTGAACCGGGTGCATTCACGGCCGTCGATGACGGTCAAATTTGGTTGACACCTGACGACGAAGCCCGGCTTGCTGTGCGAGACGCTGTAAGGGGCTGGGACCCGACACACGGTTCGCTGTACTACTTTAACCCCGAAACCGCCACGTCACCCTGGATTTGGGGGCGTCCCCAAACCGTTCAAATCGGAAAACACATTTTCGCCCATTAATTACGAGGAGCTGTCCAGAAAGTCAGTGCTCGCTGACTTCCTGGACAGCTTTTTTTACATAGAGAAGGACTCCAGTCTTCCCCCGCGTTTTAACCTAAACGTGATGCCTTTTCCACACACATAAACCAGGAGTGAAGATTAAACACTACTTGAGGAAAGGTGGTGTCAGTATGGCTAGCAGAAGGAGACTTCTCGTCCCGGAGTCGCGCGAAGCGTTAGACAAATTGAAAGCCCAAGTCATAAGCCGCCAAATTGGGCGCTCAATTTCAGCTGAAAGGGCTAAATTTGAAGCAGCGAAGCACGTCGGTGTTCCGCTGTCAAAGGGATACAACGGAGATTTAAAAACGAAGAGCGCAGGGAAGATTGGCGGGGTCATCGGTGGGCAAATGGTCAAAGAACTCGTGCGAATGGCCCAAGAGAGCTTGATAAACGAAAAAAAGCGTCCACACTGACGGTTCAGCGTGTTATAAAATGTCCGTCGGAATGCCCGCGATTTTGTCTAGAATCCGCGGTTTGTGGAGAAAAGCAGGAATTTCTTCTTCACAGCAAGAAGTGTAAAGTTGTGCACATGTCATCTTTTGTGACGGGAGATGAACGCAATGGGCAGTATTGCAGACGTTCCGGGCATTCGCGTCGGTCATGCGGAAAACAAGGAAGCATTGACAGGGTGTACCGTTGTATTGGCAGGCGAAGGAATGGTGTGCGGTGTCGACGTAAGAGGTTCTGCTCCGGGAACGCGGGAGACGGATTTGCTTGCACCCGTGAATGCAGTCGAGGAAGTTCACGCCGTCGTCCTCAGTGGCGGCAGTGCCTTTGGATTGCAAGCGGCTACGGGAGCGATGGATTATTTAGAAGAACAGGGTAAAGGACTTGAGACAGGTTACGCGCACGTTCCCATCGTTCCCTCCGCTATATTGTACGATTTAAGCGTCGGGGACGCATCCGTGCGCCCTGATCGCGAGATGGGATATCGCGCTTGCCAGGCGGCAGATGTCCATGTCCCGGTCGGAAATGTAGGAGCGGGATGCGGTGCTACGGTGGGGAAAGCACTCGGCATGGATCGAGCGATGAAAGCCGGTTTGGGAACCGCATCCGTCCGGTTGCCCGACGGTTTAATCGTGGGGGCCATCGTCGCCGTAAATGCTTACGGTCATGTGGTTGATCCGGCAACGGGAAAGATTTTAGCTGGTCCGCGCGGAGAAGACGGCACGATTTTGGATTCTGTCCAGTTAATGCGCCGCAGTGGGAAGGAACAAAACGCTTTTCCAGGCATGAATACGACCATCGGCGTCGTCGCCACGAATGCGAAGCTGTCGAAAACGCGGGCAACGAAGGTTGCCCAAATGGCACACGACGGCCTCGCCAGAACGACATTCCCTGCCCATACGATGTTGGACGGCGACACGTTGTTCGCTTTAGCGGGGGGAGAGATCCAAGCTTCTGTCGATTTAGTGGGGGCCCTCGCAGCGAATGTGGTGGCCGAGGCTATCGTTCAAGGTGTTACGTCGGCCACAGGGGTAAAAGGTCTTCCGGCTGCAGGGGATTTGTGATATAAAGAGTGAATAAGCAAGTTGTCAGGCGACACAGCGAAACTTTTTTTCCTTTTTTTCGTCTATAATTAGTGATAAGGGGGGATTTCATCAGTGATGAAACGCGTGACAAAACTGGGTCTTTTGGGTGCGCTGTTTGCTGTCTTTACTTTGTTGCTCCCGCCGGCGGCCTTTGCCGATGCCGTTGTAGGGGAAACAGTCGTCACGCTGGGAGCGGATCTGTCAAGTGAACAGCGCCAGCAACTGTTAGACGAGATGGGTGTCGATGCAGAGTCGGTACAGGTGCTGGAAGTCACGAACGAAGAGGAGCATCGGTACTTAGGAGATTACCTCAGCGCTGCCACGATTGGTTCCCGCGCCATTTCTTCGGCGAAAATTACATTGACTGAAGAAGGTTCAGGGATCAATGTCGATACGAACAACATCTCACACATCTCTAATTCCATTTATGCCAATGCGATGGTCACCGCCGGTGTCAAAGATGCCGACGTTTACGTTACAGCACCGTTTGAGGTGTCTGGAACGGCCGGTTTGACCGGCATACTGAAGGCCTTTGAAGCGGCGATGGACGAAGAGATTAGTGAAGAGCAGAAAAAAGTGGCCAACGAAGAGATGGTCAAAACGTCTGAGCTCGGCGAAAAGTACGGAGATGAGAAAATTGCCGAGTTGATGATGCGCTTGAAAGAGCAGCTCGCCGAAAACAAACCGGAGACGAGAGAAGAAATGCGGCAGCTCGTCATCAATGTGGCGGGTGACCTCAATATCAACTTGAGCGATTCGGATGTCGACTTGATTACTGACTTGTTAACGCGAATTTCTGAGTTGAATATCGATTGGAATCAGTTAGGAAAACAAGTCGACAAAATTCGCAACAACTTAGATGAGATATTGGATTCACCGGAAACGCGGAACTTTATCGAACGAGGGTTAGATCTCTTGCGCGCCGTCATTGATTGGCTTGCCAGCTTGTTTGGAGGCTGAGATGTGGTGGCACAACCGTTGTGAACCCGTCCTGATGTTAAAGGACGGTTTTTTTTGTTTACGACATTAAGGAGGACTGTCCCGACACAAAGCCGTTTGGGACGGCGCGGCTACTCGACGTATAAAGAGTGTCTAGAAGAGTGCCGAGGACGAATGGTGGAAAGCGGATGGACCTTCCTTTGGCGGGAGAAACTAAAGATAGGCTTGCCAGGGGAGGGAGGGTTTGTTTGTTTGTTTGTACACGGGATTCCGTTTCGATATGTGCCGTTCCACTACCCTGTATTAACTGCGTCACGTAAGACTTCAATCCGATCGCGCGAGCAACTAGACGATGCGCGACACTTGATCGAGCAGTTTGGATTCGAGCCAGTACACTTTTTGCGTCCAAGCAATTCATTCCCCCTCGCCGCCTGTATGGAATCGTGTTTTCACTTTGGAGATACGCTCTTGTTCTTTAATACCCTGCCGTTTCCCCGTCTCCAACTGAGTGCGCACGAGTGGGGGTGAGGGAAGTGGATATGCGCAACGCGTACTTCGTCGTCAGTCGCGAACCGGAAGCGAGATCGTGGTTTCAGACACATCTGCCAAGCGTTCCGTTCACCTTGTCCAGCGACGTCATCTAGCCGTTGCCAGAACGGGCCTAAATATTGTACATCCTGCACCATGGTTAGCGCGCGCTCATACAATAAGTTGACTGTATCCCTTGCCCTTGTGACTGAGAGATTTAGCAAGGAGGGGTGGCATGCTTTGAAGCAAAATGACCAGAGTCAGAAGCCATTACTGACGAACAGAGAGCGCGAAGTGTTTGAGTTACTCGTCCAAGACAAGACAACCAGGGAAATTGCTCAACAGTTATTTATTAGCGAGAAAACTGTTCGCAATCACATTTCGAACGTGATGCAAAAGTTGAACGTCAAAGGTCGGTCTCAGGCTGTCGTTGAACTCGTTCGACTTGGGGAATTACAAATTTAGCGCCTCTTTTCGAACAGGAACCCCTCGTCACGGGGGTTCTTTTTGTATTGAAAATGGGATGAAGGTTCACACGCACCCTTTTTCCCGCTATACTGTCTCTATACCGTTCGGTATGGCGGAGGAGATTCCATGGGGAGCAAAGGGTTTCATTCTCCCGATCAAGTCAAAAGGGTAGAGGCAGCATTGCGTCGCGTCAGCTCGACGGTCAAACAGAAGGGACGCCTCATTTTACATAATTTTCCGATTACCCCCAACAGTTTGAAGTCCTCTATCTGTTGAATGAACATGGCGACATGACCATCGGGAACATTAGTCAAAAAATGTCTCTGGCTTTCAGCACGATGACCGATCTTTTGCACAGGATGGAGAAGGCCGGGCTAGTGGCGCGAGTTCGAAGCCAAAAGGACCGCCGCGTGGTAAAAGTGCATATTTTACGCAAAGGGGAAGAAATCGTACGCGATGTGTTGAAGGCGAGGCGTGAGTACTTGGGGGCCGTTCTGGACCAGATGAGCCGGGAAGAAGTCGATCAAGTGGACCATGCCCTGCACTTAATTGCAGATTACATGGATAAAATGAAAGGACATCGGTAGAGGAGAGCACTACATTTGAATCGAGAGACCAAAGTAATCGGCATTTTAGACTCGGGCGTCGGAGGACTAACTGTTGTACGCGAGGTAATGCGACAGTTGCCGTACGAACGCATTGTGTACTTTGGCGACACGGCTCACTGTCCTTACGGATCGCGTACACCGGAGGAGGTTCGCCAATTTACACTGGACATTGTTGACTTTTTGACCACTTCGTTTTCTTTGAAGGCACTCGTTATGGCGTGCAATACAGCGACAGCTGTCGCACTTGAAGATGTGCGGCAGAAAGTTGACGTACCGGTCATCGGTGTGATACATCCTGGAGCCCGTTCAGCGGTTCAGGCATCAACAAACGGGCGCATCGGTGTAATCGGAACGGAGAGGACGGTACAGAGTGGAGCTTACAGGCGGGCACTGACGCGTTTAAAAGCGGATCTACACATCGTCAGCCTTGCTTGTCCGTCGTTTGTCCCCCTCGTGGAGAGCGGCCGAGCAGAAGCAGACGACGTATTTCCAATTGTGCAACAGGCTTTGACCCCCCTGTTCAACGACGACATAGATACGTTGATTCTCGGGTGCACCCACTATCCTTTACTGCGTAAGCACATTGCACGGGCCATGGGTGACGGAGTGACTCTCATCAGTTCTGCTACGGAAACTGCACGGGAATTGAAGTCGATTATGCTCCAACAGAACACGCTGACACTGGACCCGTCAGAAAGGCCGGAGCACCGCTATTTTACGAGCGGTTCACCCCGGTTGTTTCGGCAGATTGCGGCCAGTTGTCTACAACTGACCCTTGATGCCAAACACGTTCACTTAGAAAAAGTGTGAAGCGGTTCTACCAACTTTCTTCGGAAGGTTGGTTTTTTCACATAGATAGCATGTATAATTCCTGTCCGGGCTCGTATACATATAGTAAAACTTGGCCAGGGAGGAAACAGTATGCGCGGTAACGCTTTACGCATGATGTCGATCGTCGCACTAATCCCGCTTTTACTATCCGGTTGTCTTTTCGGTCCGGAAACTCCTGAAATTGACCCGCCCCCGGATACGACGTCTGTTGACAGTGAGGAAGCAGGGATAGAGCAGGCAGAGGAGCCTCTGCAAGAGGCGGATGAGTCTGAAGCCGATACTGAAGAAGATGAGGCTGCCGCTTCAGAAACACAAGAAGTTGAACTATACGTCAAAGATTCAGCCGGGTATGTCGTGCCCTATTCGGTCGCGATCCCTAAAACAGAAGGGATTGCTCAAAAACAGCTGGCGTATATGGTGAAAGGTGGGGAGATTGAAGAAGCGGGCGCATTGCCAGAAGGATTTACACCTCTATTGCCAGAAGGAACGGAAATTCTCGGCCTCGACATTCAAGATGGAACGGCAACGGTTGATCTATCTAAGGAGTTTTTAAATTATGAGCAATCGGAAGAAGAGAATATTTTAAGTGCCATCACGTGGGCTTTAACTTCTTGGGACAGCGTCGACAAGGTAAACTTGTGGATCAACGGCGATCCCCTCGAGGAAATGCCGAAGGGAAAAACGCCGTCTACTGACATGACGCGTGAAAATACAGCGATTAACATCGAAGTGGCCAAAGGGGTACACATCTCCGACAGCATGCCGGTCACGCTGTACTTTTTAGGGCAGGAAGGCGAAACGACTTACTTCGTCCCAGTGACGCGCATGGTGCCGCGTGGCGACAATGTGGCAGAAGTGACCATTGAACAGTTAATTGCAGGCCCTCTACAATCATCGCAATTGAACACTGAAATACTGGATAACCTAGAAGTCAACGAAATCACCGTCGAAGACCGAACTGTCGTCGCTGATTTCGGCGAACAACTTTTGGAATACGGGCAAGAAAACAAAGTATCTGATCACGCAATCCAGTCCATCGTCCTTTCCTTGACGGAAAATACCGGCGCTGAGCAGGTAAAAATTTCGGTTAACGGCGAATCTGCTGTTGCTCAAGCAGCAGAGCCGGTCAGCCGGCCGACGAAAGTCAATCCGATCGGTTTATAGTTTTTACTAGAGCTGACCATCCCTGTACGACAGGGATGGATTTTTGTTTGCAGTTGCTAAATGGCAGTCCGCAAGGTTATGCTATATGGGTGAACGATTTGTATAGGGGGGACGGCTTTTGCGGAGCGATGGACGCGCAGCCAACCAGTTGAGGCCGGTGACGATTACGCGTGATTTTATTAAACATGCCGAAGGGTCGGTATTAATTGAAGTGGGGGATACGAAGGTTATCTGTACTGCTTCTGTAGAAGAGCGTGTGCCGCCGTTTATGCGCGGAGAAGGGCGAGGCTGGATTGCGGCAGAGTATTCGATGCTTCCGCGGTCGACGGAGTCGCGCAATATGCGTGAAGCCGCCAGAGGTAAGATCGGAGGGCGCACGATGGAAATTCAGCGTCTCATTGGACGCTCACTGCGTTCGGTCGTCGACCTGGAAGCCCTTGGGGAGCGCACCGTGTGGATTGACTGTGATGTCATTCAAGCCGATGGAGGTACGCGGACAGCGTCTATTACCGGTGCGTTTGTCGCCCTGGTCGATGCATTGAACACCCTAGTGCACAATAAAAAACTTTCTTCAATACCTGTGCGGGACTTTTTGGCGGCGACCAGCGTCGGAATTGTGCAAGATCAACCTGTGCTAGACTTAAGTTACGAAGAAGATTCTCAGGCGAGAGTGGACATGAATGTGGTGTTAACTGGATCTGGTCAGTACGTTGAGG includes the following:
- a CDS encoding alpha/beta-type small acid-soluble spore protein; the protein is MASRRRLLVPESREALDKLKAQVISRQIGRSISAERAKFEAAKHVGVPLSKGYNGDLKTKSAGKIGGVIGGQMVKELVRMAQESLINEKKRPH
- a CDS encoding P1 family peptidase, which translates into the protein MGSIADVPGIRVGHAENKEALTGCTVVLAGEGMVCGVDVRGSAPGTRETDLLAPVNAVEEVHAVVLSGGSAFGLQAATGAMDYLEEQGKGLETGYAHVPIVPSAILYDLSVGDASVRPDREMGYRACQAADVHVPVGNVGAGCGATVGKALGMDRAMKAGLGTASVRLPDGLIVGAIVAVNAYGHVVDPATGKILAGPRGEDGTILDSVQLMRRSGKEQNAFPGMNTTIGVVATNAKLSKTRATKVAQMAHDGLARTTFPAHTMLDGDTLFALAGGEIQASVDLVGALAANVVAEAIVQGVTSATGVKGLPAAGDL
- a CDS encoding DUF1002 domain-containing protein, whose protein sequence is MKRVTKLGLLGALFAVFTLLLPPAAFADAVVGETVVTLGADLSSEQRQQLLDEMGVDAESVQVLEVTNEEEHRYLGDYLSAATIGSRAISSAKITLTEEGSGINVDTNNISHISNSIYANAMVTAGVKDADVYVTAPFEVSGTAGLTGILKAFEAAMDEEISEEQKKVANEEMVKTSELGEKYGDEKIAELMMRLKEQLAENKPETREEMRQLVINVAGDLNINLSDSDVDLITDLLTRISELNIDWNQLGKQVDKIRNNLDEILDSPETRNFIERGLDLLRAVIDWLASLFGG
- a CDS encoding helix-turn-helix domain-containing protein, whose protein sequence is MKQNDQSQKPLLTNREREVFELLVQDKTTREIAQQLFISEKTVRNHISNVMQKLNVKGRSQAVVELVRLGELQI
- a CDS encoding MarR family winged helix-turn-helix transcriptional regulator; this translates as MNEHGDMTIGNISQKMSLAFSTMTDLLHRMEKAGLVARVRSQKDRRVVKVHILRKGEEIVRDVLKARREYLGAVLDQMSREEVDQVDHALHLIADYMDKMKGHR
- the racE gene encoding glutamate racemase; this encodes MNRETKVIGILDSGVGGLTVVREVMRQLPYERIVYFGDTAHCPYGSRTPEEVRQFTLDIVDFLTTSFSLKALVMACNTATAVALEDVRQKVDVPVIGVIHPGARSAVQASTNGRIGVIGTERTVQSGAYRRALTRLKADLHIVSLACPSFVPLVESGRAEADDVFPIVQQALTPLFNDDIDTLILGCTHYPLLRKHIARAMGDGVTLISSATETARELKSIMLQQNTLTLDPSERPEHRYFTSGSPRLFRQIAASCLQLTLDAKHVHLEKV
- a CDS encoding GerMN domain-containing protein is translated as MRGNALRMMSIVALIPLLLSGCLFGPETPEIDPPPDTTSVDSEEAGIEQAEEPLQEADESEADTEEDEAAASETQEVELYVKDSAGYVVPYSVAIPKTEGIAQKQLAYMVKGGEIEEAGALPEGFTPLLPEGTEILGLDIQDGTATVDLSKEFLNYEQSEEENILSAITWALTSWDSVDKVNLWINGDPLEEMPKGKTPSTDMTRENTAINIEVAKGVHISDSMPVTLYFLGQEGETTYFVPVTRMVPRGDNVAEVTIEQLIAGPLQSSQLNTEILDNLEVNEITVEDRTVVADFGEQLLEYGQENKVSDHAIQSIVLSLTENTGAEQVKISVNGESAVAQAAEPVSRPTKVNPIGL
- the rph gene encoding ribonuclease PH gives rise to the protein MRSDGRAANQLRPVTITRDFIKHAEGSVLIEVGDTKVICTASVEERVPPFMRGEGRGWIAAEYSMLPRSTESRNMREAARGKIGGRTMEIQRLIGRSLRSVVDLEALGERTVWIDCDVIQADGGTRTASITGAFVALVDALNTLVHNKKLSSIPVRDFLAATSVGIVQDQPVLDLSYEEDSQARVDMNVVLTGSGQYVEVQGTGEDAPFTGEELHNLLTLAAEGIREIVHIQKQVLGKSAESIGVKSDGIKAEMDVGQDRSRQS